The genomic stretch TGTCGCGGCGATCGACAACGCGCGCCGCATAAGAATCTAGCCCAACAGGTGTTCGCATGCGGCCAGCCCGGCCTATGACGGCGCTTCACGCGCCGGCAGCAGATGAAGTCACACGATGCAACGAGCGCGAGCCGCTCTGGACGCTGTTTCGCGTCGTATTTGGATTATCCGCGCTTTCGTGGGGCGGACTCGCGCTGATGGCGCAACTCGAGAACCACTACGTCGAACGCGAGGAACGCCTGACGCGCCTCGCGTTCTCCGACATCGTCGCGCTGGCTTGGATGGTGCCCGGGCCTGTCGGCTGCAATGTCGCGGTGCAGCTCGGCCACGTGCTGCGCGGACGTGCGGGCGCGTGGATCGCGGGCATCGCGAGCGTGCTTCCCTTCTTCATGCTGATGACGGCGTTCGCGGTCTTCTACCGCACGCCGCTCGTACGCGAAGTCGCATCGCAGACCTTGCTCAACCATTTCAGCGTCGTGCTCGCGACGCTGATCGGCGTCACCTGGTACAAGCAGACGCGCTCGCTCGTGCGCGGCCGGCTCGAATGGACGGCGGCCGTGCTCGGCAGCATTGCGCTGATAGGCGCACATACGCCCGCGGCCTATATCGGTATTCTCGGCGCGGCGTTCATGTCGGGGTGGGTGCGCAGCGACGCGCGCGGCGCACGCCTCTCGACCACCTTGAGCGCGGGCGACTGGCGGCTCCTGATCGGCCTGTGCGTGCTGCTGCTGATCTTCGCGCTGCCGTTGCCACATCGCTATGAACTCGCGCTATTGTGGCCGCGGCTAGCGGGCGCGGGATTGACACTGTTCGGCGGCGGCTTCTCCGCGCTGCCGGTGTTGAAAACGCTGTTCGTCGCGCCCGCTATCGGTGTGACGAACAACGAGTTCACGCTGGCGTTTTCACTGTCACCGCTGTCGCCGGGGCCGCTGCTGAACGTGGTGCCGTTCTTCGGCTATCTCGTCGACGGCTGGCGCGGTGCAATGATTGCGACGATCGCGCTCTTCGTGCCGTCGGGCTGCCTCGTCGTGCTTGCGCAGCGCCACCTGCATCAGTTGAAGATGAACCCGCGTTTCGAGCACGGCATGCGTGTGCTGCGCGCGGTGACGACGGCGTTTCTCGCCGTCGCCGTGCTGCGAATCGTGCGCAATGTACCGTTCGAACCGGCCTATCTCGTGACGGCCCTCTTTGCCGGCGTGTGCTTCGCGAAGCTGAAGCTGCCCGTGTACGCGGTGTATGGGACGGTCGCCGTCGCGTGCGGCGTGTGGTTGTTCTTTGGGCACGTGCGGTGATCAAACGTTGCCCGCAGGCTGGCCGCCAATGTACAAGCGCCGCATTTGCGGGGCTTTCGTTTGGAACGCAGCGTGCGCTCAGAATCCGCGCGACATCGCCGCCACGCCTATCGTCACGATACCGAGCACGAGATTGACGACGACGAGACGCCGCACCGTCGCCACGGCGCGCGCGCCATCGGGCCATTTCTGCGCCTGCACCGCACGACGGATGCGCGGAAACACCGCGAACCGAATATGCCCGAAAATCAGCATCATGATGATGCCGATGCCCGCCATCGCGTGGAGCTGCCACGTCGCGTGACCGCCGCCGAATTGCATCAGCAGGAAACCGCCCGTCAGCAGAATGACGAGCACGGACACGCCGACCCAGTTGAAGAAGCGGCCAAATACCGACTCCCACAGCGGCAGCCGCAATTGCGGCGAGAGGTCCTCGAGTGCCGGGCGCAGGCAGAAATGCGCGAATATCATGCCGCCGATCCACACGGCGACGCCCAGCAGATGCAGAAAGAGCGCGACTTCAATCGCCTTGTTCATAGTTGTTTTCCATTCCCGATGTAGCGCGCTGTCGTGACGTCCAGTCGACAAGCCCAGCACTGACATATGTCAATGACCGCGTTCGACCAGCCACATGATGCGCAGTTCATTCGCTGCGCTGTTTTCTTTCATGGGGAGGTGTGGTGTTGCGCCGTGAGAGACCCCGCTCACGGCGCTTGACATCGTCAGCCCGGTAACACCGGACGCAGCGACGTCACCTCTTTCAGCTTCGTATCCGGCACACGGCCCTTGCGCGCACGCTTGCCGACATTGGGTTCGAGCGCCTTGCCGGACAGCTCTTCTTCCATGGGCTTGTTGCGGTACACGCCTTGCAGCACGACACCCGCGTTGCTGATCGCCAGCGCCTGCTTGAGCACTTCGTTCGGGTCGAGCGCCATCAGGATTACGCCGCGTCCGCCGCCCGACAACGTCTTCATCTCGTCGAGACCGAACACCAGCAGACGGCCGCCGCCCGACAGACACGCGACTTGCGTTGCATCGGGCAGCATCGGCATCGGCGCGAGCGGCGTCGCGCCCTCGTCGATCGTCATGAACGCCTTGCCCGCCTTCACGCGGCTCACCATGTCGCCGACCTTCGCGATAAAGCCGAAGCCGTTCGACGATGCCAGCAGCAGCGCCTGCTCCGCCGATGCCGCGTAGTAATGCATCAGATGCGTGCCCGATTCGAGCTCGATCAGCGACGTGACGGGAACGCCGTCGCCGCGCCCGCCCGGCAATTGCGACACCGCGACGGAATACACGCGGCCCTTGCTGCCCCACGCAATGAGCATGTCGGGCGTGCGGCACTGGAACGCCGCGTAGAGACCGTCGCCCGCCTTGAACGTGAAGCCCGCCGGGTCTAGACCGTGGCCCTTCAGCGCGCGCACCCAGCCCTTCTGCGACACGACGACGGTGACAGGTTCGTCTACCACGCGCGCTTCGAACGTGGCGCGCTTCTCCTGCTGGATCAGCGTGCGACGGTCGTCGCCATATTGCTTCGCGTCGGCTTCGATTTCCTTGATGAGCAGGCGCTTCATCGCCGGCTCGCTGCCGAGCAGTTCTTCGAGCTTGGCCTTCTCGTCGCGCAGTTCGGACAGTTCCTTTTCGATCTTGATCGCTTCGAGGCGCGCCAACTGACGCAGCCGGATTTCGAGAATGTCCTCGGCCTGGCGGTCGGACAGCTTGAACGCTTCAATCAGCGCGGCCTTCGGCTCTTCCGATTCCCGGATGATGCGGATGACCTCGTCGATATTCAAAAAGACGATCATCCGGCCTTCGAGGATGTGAATCCTCTCGTTGACCTTGTTCAGACGATGTTGCGAGCGGCGCGTGACTGTCGTGAAGCGGAAGCCGATCCACTCGTGCAGCATCTCGCCGATGCCCTTCTGACGCGGACGTCCATCCGCGCCGACCATCACGAGGTTCAGCGTCGCGTTCGATTCGAGGCTCGTATGCGCGAGCAACGTGTTCACGAACTCGGTTTGATCGATACGGCTCGACTTCGGCTCGAACACGAGACGCACGGGCGCATCCTTGCCCGACTCGTCGCGTACCGCGTCGAGCAGGCCGAGCAGCGTCTGTTTCGTCTGCAACTGTTCCGGTGTCAGCGACTTCTTGCCGAGCTTGATCTTCGGATTCGTCTGCTCCTCGATCTCTTCTAGGACCTTCTGACCGGACGTATTAGGCGGCAGTTCGGTGATGACGAGTTGCCACTGGCCGCGCGCAAGATCTTCGATCTTCCAGCGCGCGCGCACTTTGAGACTG from Paraburkholderia phymatum STM815 encodes the following:
- a CDS encoding chromate transporter, whose amino-acid sequence is MTALHAPAADEVTRCNEREPLWTLFRVVFGLSALSWGGLALMAQLENHYVEREERLTRLAFSDIVALAWMVPGPVGCNVAVQLGHVLRGRAGAWIAGIASVLPFFMLMTAFAVFYRTPLVREVASQTLLNHFSVVLATLIGVTWYKQTRSLVRGRLEWTAAVLGSIALIGAHTPAAYIGILGAAFMSGWVRSDARGARLSTTLSAGDWRLLIGLCVLLLIFALPLPHRYELALLWPRLAGAGLTLFGGGFSALPVLKTLFVAPAIGVTNNEFTLAFSLSPLSPGPLLNVVPFFGYLVDGWRGAMIATIALFVPSGCLVVLAQRHLHQLKMNPRFEHGMRVLRAVTTAFLAVAVLRIVRNVPFEPAYLVTALFAGVCFAKLKLPVYAVYGTVAVACGVWLFFGHVR
- the parC gene encoding DNA topoisomerase IV subunit A; the encoded protein is MDDNTPDLFTEPAAPEGDVLTLGNYAERAYLDYAVSVVKGRALPDVCDGQKPVQRRILYAMNEMGLGDNAKPVKSARVVGDVLGKYHPHGDQSAYDALVRLAQDFSMRYPLIDGQGNFGSRDGDGAAAMRYTEARLTPIAKLLLDEIDQGTVDFMPNYDGSFEEPKLLPARLPFVLLNGASGIAVGLATEIPSHNLREVAAAAVAMIRHPKITHAELMQLVPGPDFPGGGQIISSEAEISQAYETGRGSLKVRARWKIEDLARGQWQLVITELPPNTSGQKVLEEIEEQTNPKIKLGKKSLTPEQLQTKQTLLGLLDAVRDESGKDAPVRLVFEPKSSRIDQTEFVNTLLAHTSLESNATLNLVMVGADGRPRQKGIGEMLHEWIGFRFTTVTRRSQHRLNKVNERIHILEGRMIVFLNIDEVIRIIRESEEPKAALIEAFKLSDRQAEDILEIRLRQLARLEAIKIEKELSELRDEKAKLEELLGSEPAMKRLLIKEIEADAKQYGDDRRTLIQQEKRATFEARVVDEPVTVVVSQKGWVRALKGHGLDPAGFTFKAGDGLYAAFQCRTPDMLIAWGSKGRVYSVAVSQLPGGRGDGVPVTSLIELESGTHLMHYYAASAEQALLLASSNGFGFIAKVGDMVSRVKAGKAFMTIDEGATPLAPMPMLPDATQVACLSGGGRLLVFGLDEMKTLSGGGRGVILMALDPNEVLKQALAISNAGVVLQGVYRNKPMEEELSGKALEPNVGKRARKGRVPDTKLKEVTSLRPVLPG
- a CDS encoding CopD family protein, with amino-acid sequence MNKAIEVALFLHLLGVAVWIGGMIFAHFCLRPALEDLSPQLRLPLWESVFGRFFNWVGVSVLVILLTGGFLLMQFGGGHATWQLHAMAGIGIIMMLIFGHIRFAVFPRIRRAVQAQKWPDGARAVATVRRLVVVNLVLGIVTIGVAAMSRGF